A stretch of DNA from Desmospora activa DSM 45169:
AAAAGCGACATGTTTACCTGTCAACATCTCCCCCATCCAACCCCTTTCCCAGAAAAAGCGCCTTCTTCAAGGCGCCTCATCTGCAGGAAGCGTGGCTTCTGCTGACATCATATGATGGGGTGAATGGAGTCGTTCCTTGTCTTTAATACGGATCGTTGTTGGATCCTCGCTTCCCCTCCACAATTACCATCTCCGGTCCAATCTTTTTAATATGATGCCAATGGATTTCCCGGTGTCCTTGCTTTTTGCCGAACCAGGAAGTGGACGGAATCGGTAACAACAACGAATGAATCTGACCTGTCGCCGGATCGATCACCAGATCGGCGTGCCCCACTACCCCCATCTTCTCCCCTCCTGCCATATCGATCAACTCTTTTTCTGCAAATTCGCTCCAGCGCATCGGTATGTTCTCCTCCCATTGCAAGGTGGTTGACAAACTGTTTCCTTACAACCTATCCCTGCTTCCGTTTCCTTATGACCGCACAACATAAAGCCGCCGGTAATCCGGCGGCCGTTTTCAAAAGGATTGTTTCTGTTTTAGCTCATAATATCGGTTTAACAGATAATCCAAACGGCGACTGATGGGCAGTACCGCAGCATGTGAAAGAGCGGAAACATTTCCTCCTACTTGTTGATGAAGGACTTGTCTCATTTTCTCCAGTTCCTGTTCCAGCGATTTTAAATCTGTGGCATTCACCTGGTTCCCTCCCGCATTATTTTCCTGTATGTCCAAATCCGCCACTGCCCCGCTCCGTCACCGTCAAATCAGCCCCTGGAATCAACCGCACCGATGGAACCGTTTGAAATACCAACTGTGCAATCCGCTCT
This window harbors:
- a CDS encoding YlmC/YmxH family sporulation protein, coding for MRWSEFAEKELIDMAGGEKMGVVGHADLVIDPATGQIHSLLLPIPSTSWFGKKQGHREIHWHHIKKIGPEMVIVEGKRGSNNDPY
- a CDS encoding aspartyl-phosphate phosphatase Spo0E family protein codes for the protein MNATDLKSLEQELEKMRQVLHQQVGGNVSALSHAAVLPISRRLDYLLNRYYELKQKQSF